The following nucleotide sequence is from uncultured Roseateles sp..
ACCCCCTCAAGATAGCGTGTCTACCAATTTCACCACGACGGCATTTTTGTGTGCTTGAAGCGCATGAGGCTGGCATTTCAAACAGCCTTGTATTCTAGACCGAAATTACCCTCGGTCCGGGCACTTTCCTCTGAAATATGCGCTGAATCGCGAGGCAATTTCTCTATCGCACACGCGAATCAGACAGGGCCCCTCAACTACTTCGAAGCAGCTGCGGCCGGCAAGGCGCCCGGAATGGCACCCGGCACCGCGGGGTTCACAGCACTGGCGGCAACAGCTGGTGCACTGGCGGCCGGCGCGGCACGGTCCAGGATGGAACTGGTCTCACCGCCGACCGAGGCGCGGTGGTTGCCGAAGTAGGCCATGCCCAGGGTGCAGGCAAAGAACAGCGTGGCCGCCACGGCCGTGGTGCGCGACAGGAAGTTGGCGCTGCCGGTGGCGCCGAACAGGCTGCCCGAGGCTCCGCTGCCGAAGGAGGCGCCCATGTCGGCGCCCTTGCCGTGCTGGATCAACACCAGGCCAATCATGGTCAGCGCGCTCAGCATTTGCACGATCAGCACCAGGTTCATCAAGATCTGCATTTCAAACACTCCAAGTTCAATATTCGTTGATGACGCACCCCGTCGATGGGCTGCGTCTTTCAGTCATTCGCGTGCGTTCAGCTTGCCGCCCGGCAGATGGCGCCGAAGTCGGCCGCCTTCAAGGCTGCACCGC
It contains:
- the secG gene encoding preprotein translocase subunit SecG is translated as MQILMNLVLIVQMLSALTMIGLVLIQHGKGADMGASFGSGASGSLFGATGSANFLSRTTAVAATLFFACTLGMAYFGNHRASVGGETSSILDRAAPAASAPAVAASAVNPAVPGAIPGALPAAAASK